TTGATGAGGTTGGTGGGCGCGTCCATTTGTGGCAGGAACAGCTCGATGGTTCTGATCTTTGTGGGTGAGGCGAATTTGGCGTCGTTGAACAGGTCGTCGAGCTCGCCGGTAGTTGATACTTGCAGGGCATCGTGGTCTTTAGCGTTGAACAGGTCGAGGAGCTTGCTGTACTTCCACATGTGAACATCGTTATAGGTAGCTTTCTCGCCGCGGATCAGTCTCTCAATGGTGTATCCGTCGTTGTTGAGAATGAAGATATATGGCTTGAGTCCCCATCTGACAAGTGTGGAGATCTCAGTCACAGTCAGTTGCAACGAACCATCTCCTACAAACAAAATGACTCGGCGAGAAGGATCGACCTCGCTGGCAGCCATGGTTGCTCCAACAAGTGCTCCGACTGAATAACCAATGGATCCCCACAAAACTTGCGAAATACCAACTGCACCCTGGGGGAACTTGGTTTGAATGATACCGAAGTTCGAGGTACCGGTCTCACTGACAATGATATCGCCCTTGCGCAACCACGACGTCAGTCTTGTCCACAACCACTCTTGCTTCAAAGGAGACTCGGGTGTGGCTTTAATAAGAGGTGGATAAGGAGGAACCTCGCAAAGTTTCTTTTGAGGCAACGCTGAAAGTCTCTTGGCCACCTTGTCCAGGATAAGTTGCATCTTGACCTCGGGATATGTGGCACTGCGGATCTTGGTGCTATCAGAGTGGAATTCCACAATGTTCTTTGTGTCATAGTGGTAACTGAACGAACCAGTGTTGAAATCAGACAACAATGCACCAAAAGACAGAATCAAATCGGCGTGTTCAACAACCTTAGCAACCTCGGGAAGCGTCAATGATCCAACATACACACCGCCGAATCTAGGATCATGCTCGTCAAACGATCCTTTACCCATAGGAGTAGTGAACACAGGGAATTGAGTGACTCTAGCAATCTCGGCAACCTCTTTCATGACATTGTGTCTAGAAGCACAAGCATCAATGAGAAGAATGGGATGATCGGCCTTCAAGACCATCTCGGCAACAACCTCAATGACCTCAGCCTCGGCCTCTGGAGGATTGGgttccaattccaaattGATGGGCTGGCGTAGCAGATCGGCGTCTAACTTGACATCCGACAAATTGGCGGGAATGGCCAAATACACTGGACGTTGGTAGATATATGCGGTACGAATGGCCTTATCGATCTGTTCAGCGGCAGTAGTGATATCAGTAATGACACTAGCATGCTCGGTGATTCTACCCGACATGCTCTTGAAAACAGTGAAATCACCGTTACCCAAAGTGTGGTGAAGCAGCAAATGCTTATTCTGAGCCGACATCGAGGGGACACCTACAACGTGAAGCAAACCGACGTGTTCAGCATACGAACCGgccactgctgccaaagCAGACAATTCACCGACACCAAAAGTAGTGACCAAAGCAGCCAATCGCTTAATACGCGAGTAACCGTCAGCGGCATAACCAGCGTTCAACTCGTTGGTGTTTCCAGCCCATCGAATTCCCTCGACCTCGTAAATATGATCCAAAAGAGCCAAATTGAAGTCACCGGGAACACCAAAAACCTGCCGTTTCGTTAGTATGGTCAATTGGGTCAATTGGGTCAATTGACAATGCAATTGAGCCATTTTGACGTCGATTGAACGACAATTGATGGGAAATACGTACCGTAGTGACACCCAGTTGCTTGAGTCTGGTGAAGAGGTATTCACCCAATGAGATCTCGTTCTTGACCATTGTAGATAGTGAGTGAGTGATTCAGGCTTGTTGGACGACTGTTCGTTTGGATGAGAATTGGcctgtttgttttgtttgtgtgGTGATGGAAAGTATTAGAgaattgcaattgatccAATTGACTTGACTAGTGGAACgggtgaaaaaaaaaattgggAACAAAAATAGGATTAGGTTGCCTTTAAATAGAGAAGCCAGGAAAATCACCTTGCGAAACAGGCAACCGATAAAGAGAGGTGGGCCTAAATTTACACATACTACATACACCCTCACCTCATTAAGCATGGACCAGTATCTCCAACGCACAGTAACAAAGAAACCCGTGCAGCAACCAGGAGTTATGCAAACTTTACGCCCATATGCGGAACTCGGTGCGTGATATGACGCAGCTAACGGTAAACAAGGTCAACTCAGGCCCGCTAGCACCGCAAATGGTGAGACACCGTGAACATCCGCTAGCAATATCTGCATCtgcacctgctcctgcaccaccaccacctgaGCTTTCTGTAACATGCACAGGGTTTGGAGGGGCCGATATCATCCGTTCGGAAAAACTCCCTCGCCTCAATAAACGCTGCATCTCAACTTACCGGATGTCATACAGTCTGCTGTCAAATAAGCTACTGTCACATCACATACACATGGCCAGATCTTTTGTGGCAACAGAGACAATTCCCTGGAACGGGAGTCCAATTCCATGAACTGATGTGGAACCGTGTTATTCCACTTGCAACGGTTGATAGGTCCATTTGTCTCGTTATCCTGACTCAGCGCCCGCCCATCCACCTCAAACCCGGGTCATGACCATGTCATAACCAACAATCGTCATTCATCGATCACCGGAAGTTTGTATACAATCTTCCTCGAGCTAGCGACATCGCCTAATCTTTCAACAACCACGCTCCACTCCCATAAAccccaacaacaacaccaacatCGAACCCCAAACGACCCATCCACCACCCCCcaaccgctcgcgaagcgagcacaatggggtctggggcaacgccccagccgccggaggcacaacccccccccccccccccccccccctcctcctcaacCAAGTCCACGATACCCCCTGAGACGGTAACGCCACTGCCAGATCTGACACCGGTGGAAACGGAACTCGGCCCTGCATGCCTTCTGCAGGCTGCAACTCTAATACCGTCGTGCTGCGGTCTTGATCCGGGCCGCAAGACACGGTTCCCCCCCTGCTAGCACGGTGCCCCCCGTGCAGTCcaaccagcagccagcaggCGCGCGCTACTGCAGCCCGCGGCCCGAACCAGCCTAGCTCCACCCAACTCGGCCCAAACAAAGACTCGCCTGCATCTGCCGCCTGGGCGCTAAAGATCAGGCTATATAATTATTCCGGCCGGAAAAACTCGCAGGGGGACGGGTGCGAACGGTTGGAGgtttctgcctccggcggctggggctccgccccagaccccgtagctcctctcgctgcgctcgagtcgttgcgtgggggTCCCCCAGTAGGAGAACTGtgtggttttttttgtacCGGGGTGCTCTGCACCGGTTCCTGGTCCCCttcgttgcgtcgacggtcctagtaactcctgcgaagcaggagcaacggggtctggggcggagccccagccgccggaggcagtagGGGGACACCGCATGTGTTGATCAGTTCCCCTGAAACCACCTGTTAGGGCTACACTTCTTTTTCCGTAGCTAGTATCGCCAAGTCGATTTATCACGCAACCACGGCCAACGAGCTGGCCAACGGGTTGTACTAGCTGAGTAGTGAGAAGGGGTACGGTGCTCACAGTATCTACCCTGTATACTATATAAATGTATGGTAAAAAAAGGCGAGGAAGGGACATCCATTGCAATGGgattattataataatattaatattaggTACGAGAGACAATACAAGAAACAATAATAGTAAAAAGAGTAGGTTATGAAGTTCAATCAATCAGTGTGCAGTTACTGCTGGTCAGTCTGGCTCTTGTCCTGAATACGTGCTTGCCAAACTGTAGGAGGCGAGGGATACTTCCATCAATATCGGGAATCCTATTAGAACTGTGAAGTGAGTCCCAGGGGCCATGTCATGGTAGGATGGTACTGCTAAAATTCCATTGGTCAGGGTCTCAAGTCTAGTCGAATGCTCATCGTCCGTCCATAGAAATTGTAAGCCTTGaaatccaattccaaaatgtcgctAAGGAAGCGCCGCAATTGGAAGGATTCAAGAATGTCCAGGAGTAGACTGGCAAGGAGCCAGATCTACCATAGTCGAACTGtctaaatcgtcgtctgctCGCGGTGTGCGAGGCGACAGATGAAGTGAACAACAAGGGACAATGAGCGAGTAGTGAGACTAGAGACCAAAAACCAATGAATAGCAGCGCTTTTCGGTTGGGACTCGGGATGCCGCCAACTGAAGATCGCTAATCCGAAGGGAGGAGTACCAAATGTGAAACCATGACCAGGGAGAGTTGAAGATCAGTTCGAATTCATTTGTCAACCATCAAATAACAAGATAGTCTCACCATGAACTAATAGTCTTTACCAGTATTGATCCCTTGAGAAATAAGAATGGCAAACAAGGCAATAATGAAAGCCTAAAATCAAGCTAAACTGACCAGGGTGATCGCACATCATGAAAGGAGAACTTAACAACGAATAGACACTGATCTGCCAGGTCTAGGGACCACAGCAGATTGAACGAAATTGAGGAATCTCGCTCCATACTTCGAAGGGTGAACAACGTCAATAGCGGAGCTTCCAAAGATTAGTGATTTGGAAATGGTCTCCGCTCTCTTGCGCCAACTAAAGGGGCAAAGGGTATCAATCATACCAATGacaggttgttgttgacaagtACGAGTGTCACTCTGAAGTCCTACCAACAATGAATAATCCATGATGTTGTGTCgcttcaagaaatcgacATCCTTCGAGACTTGAACCATTAACTTGTCTCTGTCCTCTTGACTCATGGAGATAGCCTCATGTTTGTCAGTCCAGTCAAGATCCTTGAACACTACACGACCACGATTGTCTTTTCTAGGTCCAGCACGTCGGTCATGGGTCGATCCCTTGAGGTCGTaaatcaattgagtttctttctgaagcaaattcttcataatgACAAAGtgagtcttctttccaccagcaacaagggTGTAGTTTCCAAGATAGAAAGGGAGCTGAGTACTGGGGTGGGCCTTGACATGATTGTAGTAGTCGGCCAAAAATTCCGCATTAGCAATGACGTTGTGCTCCTTGCGTTTGATGGTCTTAATAATGTACTTGCCATCAGGtgtaaacaagaaatcggaTCCAGATTTGCCAGGAGATTTagtcttggtcaagtcaGACTGCAAAACAAACGAGTTCAAAAACTCATGACAGTCAATTCCACAAAGGGTGCGGATGTTCTGATAAACAATAGGCGAA
This is a stretch of genomic DNA from Sugiyamaella lignohabitans strain CBS 10342 chromosome C, complete sequence. It encodes these proteins:
- the PDC1 gene encoding indolepyruvate decarboxylase 1 (Major of three pyruvate decarboxylase isozymes; key enzyme in alcoholic fermentation; decarboxylates pyruvate to acetaldehyde; involved in amino acid catabolism; subject to glucose-, ethanol-, and autoregulation; activated by phosphorylation in response to glucose levels; N-terminally propionylated in vivo; GO_component: GO:0005737 - cytoplasm [Evidence IEA,IEA]; GO_component: GO:0005737 - cytoplasm [Evidence IDA] [PMID 14562095]; GO_component: GO:0005829 - cytosol [Evidence IDA] [PMID 2665820]; GO_component: GO:0005634 - nucleus [Evidence IEA,IEA]; GO_component: GO:0005634 - nucleus [Evidence IDA] [PMID 14562095]; GO_component: GO:0005634 - nucleus [Evidence IDA] [PMID 16850348]; GO_function: GO:0047433 - branched-chain-2-oxoacid decarboxylase activity [Evidence IMP] [PMID 9546164]; GO_function: GO:0016831 - carboxy-lyase activity [Evidence IEA]; GO_function: GO:0003824 - catalytic activity [Evidence IEA,IEA]; GO_function: GO:0016829 - lyase activity [Evidence IEA]; GO_function: GO:0000287 - magnesium ion binding [Evidence IEA]; GO_function: GO:0046872 - metal ion binding [Evidence IEA]; GO_function: GO:0004737 - pyruvate decarboxylase activity [Evidence IEA]; GO_function: GO:0004737 - pyruvate decarboxylase activity [Evidence IDA] [PMID 23423327]; GO_function: GO:0004737 - pyruvate decarboxylase activity [Evidence IDA] [PMID 2404950]; GO_function: GO:0030976 - thiamine pyrophosphate binding [Evidence IEA]; GO_process: GO:0006559 - L-phenylalanine catabolic process [Evidence IEA]; GO_process: GO:0006559 - L-phenylalanine catabolic process [Evidence IGI] [PMID 12499363]; GO_process: GO:0000955 - amino acid catabolic process via Ehrlich pathway [Evidence IEA]; GO_process: GO:0000949 - aromatic amino acid family catabolic process to alcohol via Ehrlich pathway [Evidence IGI] [PMID 12499363]; GO_process: GO:0009083 - branched-chain amino acid catabolic process [Evidence IEA]; GO_process: GO:0019655 - glucose catabolic process to ethanol [Evidence IDA] [PMID 2404950]; GO_process: GO:0008152 - metabolic process [Evidence IEA]; GO_process: GO:0006090 - pyruvate metabolic process [Evidence IDA] [PMID 2404950]; GO_process: GO:0006569 - tryptophan catabolic process [Evidence IEA]; GO_process: GO:0006569 - tryptophan catabolic process [Evidence IGI] [PMID 12499363]), producing the protein MAQLHCQLTQLTQLTILTKRQVFGVPGDFNLALLDHIYEVEGIRWAGNTNELNAGYAADGYSRIKRLAALVTTFGVGELSALAAVAGSYAEHVGLLHVVGVPSMSAQNKHLLLHHTLGNGDFTVFKSMSGRITEHASVITDITTAAEQIDKAIRTAYIYQRPVYLAIPANLSDVKLDADLLRQPINLELEPNPPEAEAEVIEVVAEMVLKADHPILLIDACASRHNVMKEVAEIARVTQFPVFTTPMGKGSFDEHDPRFGGVYVGSLTLPEVAKVVEHADLILSFGALLSDFNTGSFSYHYDTKNIVEFHSDSTKIRSATYPEVKMQLILDKVAKRLSALPQKKLCEVPPYPPLIKATPESPLKQEWLWTRLTSWLRKGDIIVSETGTSNFGIIQTKFPQGAVGISQVLWGSIGYSVGALVGATMAASEVDPSRRVILFVGDGSLQLTVTEISTLVRWGLKPYIFILNNDGYTIERLIRGEKATYNDVHMWKYSKLLDLFNAKDHDALQVSTTGELDDLFNDAKFASPTKIRTIELFLPQMDAPTNLIKQAKITAATNSE